Below is a window of Chlamydiota bacterium DNA.
CTCGGGAGGGACCGAGCGGAAGGAGTAGACGGAATTTATATACCGTCAAAATTGAGTGAGGCTTACTGAAGAGCCGTATGCGGAAAATCCGCACGTACGGTTCCGTGAGGGGCATTGAAATATATGTCTACTCGACAGGTTTAAAGCCTTGAAGAAGCGGCGTTTCGTCTTTGAACTTTGAACCTTAAACCTTGAACTGTTTTTAAATGACTGAATTCGAAGAAAAAATTAAGGCCCGTAAAGCGCGTGTGGGTGTGGTCGGCTTGGGCTATGTGGGGCTTCCTCTGGCGGTTGAGTTTGCGAAAGCGGGCTTTTCTGTTTTGGGAATTGATGTCCTTCCCGAAAAGGTTCATGCGGTTAATCAAGGCAAGTCCTACATTCCAGATGTTTCTCAAAAGGAGTTTGAGCCTTTAGTTGCTAATGGGTTTTTAAAAGCGACGACGGATTTTTCTCAGATTCAAAAGTTGGATGCCCTCAGTATTTGTGTCCCCACCCCCTTACGTAAGACAAAAGATCCTGATATTTCTCATATCGTGAATGTGGTTGAGGCGGTTTCCCGTTATTTTAAAAAAGGGCAACTGGTTGTTTTGGAGAGTACCACCTATCCAGGGACGACAGAGGAAGTGGTCCTTCCCATTTTAGAGGGAGAAAAAAGGAAAGTCGGTCGGGATTTTTTTCTTGCATTCTCGCCTGAGCGGATTGATCCAGGAAATGGAAAATATGGGACGCGTGACATTCCTAAAATTATGGGAGGAATAACCTCCCAATGTACTCAAAGAGCTGTGACGCTGTACGAGAGTATTATTGAAAAAGTGATTTCTGTTTCTTCTGCCAAAGTTGCAGAAATGGTGAAACTTTTGGAAAACACCTTTAGAGCGGTCAATATTGGTCTTGTGAATGAAATTGCGATGCTTTGCCGGAAAATGGATTTGGATGTCTGGGAAGTGATTGAAGGGGCTCGCAGCAAACCCTTTGGATTTATGCCGTTTTATCCGGGGCCTGGATTGGGAGGGCATTGTCTTCCGATTGATCCTATCTATCTTTCCTGGAAGGCCAAGCTGGTCAATTTTGAAACCCGGTTTATCGACTTGGCGGCTCAGGTGAATAGTCATATGCCGCATCATGTTGTGGATATTGTTTGTGATGCTTTGAATCGTCATGGGAAGGCCCTCAATGGTTCAAAACTTTTATTGTTGGGGATGACTTATAAAAAGGATGTGAATGATGTGAGAGAATCTCCAGCGATTGATGTGTGGAAATTGCTTGAACGACAGAAGGCGAAGGTTTGTTATCATGATCCTTATGTTTCCAAAATTCAAATTGAGGGACATGTTCATTATTCTCAACCTTTGTCGTCTAAGACGTTAAAAATGGTAGATGGAGTCGTCATTCTCACGGATCACACGGTCTTTGACTATGAAGCTGTAGTTCAGCAATCGAGATTGGTGATTGACACCCGAAATGCGACAAAAGGGGTCAAGAATCATCGCAATAAAATTGTAAAAATATGATAAGGTTTTATGCCCCATGCGCTTGTCACCGGCGGCGCCGGTTTTATTGGTTCTCACTTATCCAGAGCCCTTTTAGAAAAAGGGTATCGTGTGAGGGTGTTTGACAATTTTTCAACAGGGAAAAAGGAAAATCTTTTAGGGATCGAGAATCAAGTTGAGATTGTGAAGGGTGATTTAGCAGATGATCAAGCTCTTCTTCAAGCTGTTCGCGGAATAGACACCATTTTTCATCTGGGGGCCATCCCCTCAGTTCCTCGTTCGTTAGAAAATCCCCGACAAACCCATCAGGCTAACGTTGTTGGAACTTTTAATCTATTGTTAGCTGCTCGCCCGTATCCCATTAAACGCCTCGTTTATTCTTCAAGTTCTTCGGTTTACGGGAATAAGGCCATTCTTCCTAAAGAAGAGTCCATGCTTCCTGAGCCTTTAAGTCCTTATGCGGCTTCAAAACTGGCAGGGGAATATGATTGTTCAGTTTTTCACTCGGTGTATGGAACGCCCACCGTTTCCCTGCGTTATTTTAATGTTTTTGGTCCTCGGCAAGATCCTAATTCGCTGTATGCGGCCGTGATTCCAAAATTTATTACCCAATTATTGCAAGGGAAACCGGCGACGATTTATGGAGATGGGCTGCAGACCAGAGATTTTACCTATGTTCAGGACGTGATTCGTGCGAATCTTTTGGCCGCGGAGGCTGGGCCAGAGATTTTAGGAAAAATTTATAATATTGCTGGCGGAAAATCGGTGAGTCTTTTAGAATTACTCGCTGAAATTGAAAATACACTGGGGTTTCATATTCCTCCTCTTTTTGAACCCTCGAGAAAAGGAGAGGTTCGCGATTCACTGGCCTCTATTGAGCGAGCAAAATCAGATTTAAAATACATGCCGAGATTTTCTCTAAGAGAGGGATTAAAAGAAACCATTGCGTGGTTTTCTTCTGGGTTAGGAAAAGAAAATGGAAAATTCTTACAACGAAAAGGAGCTTAATTTATTTTTTGATGATCTGGATCGTTGGTTGCATCTTCAAAGTGCTCTGGGTAAAAAAAGATTTTATATTCCTTCCTTGAAACGGTCTTCTACTGCCTCTCTATCCGATGAGTTGAGCGAGGTCCCAATCCCAAAATCTGATTTCGAGACAACTTCTTTTTCAGAGTTTAGAAAGAATGTTCTTAAATGTGAAAAGTGTGTTTTAGCGAAAACTCGCACTCAAGTTGTTTTTGGTTCTGGAAACGAAAAGGCTAAACTCGTTTTTGTGGGAGAAGCCCCTGGCTTTGATGAAGACCGAGAAGGGGAGCCTTTTGTGGGAAAGGCAGGACAACTTTTAACCAAGATGATTCAAGCGATGGGGCTTAAAAGAGAGGATGTTTATATTGCCAATATCATCAAATGCCGTCCTCCCAATAATCGAACCCCCACCCCTGAAGAAAGGGAAACCTGTTTTCCTTATTTGGTTGAGCAATTAGAACGCATTGGCCCTAAGATTATTTGCGCTTTAGGAAATGTAGCAGCTCAAACCTTACTTCAAACGGAAAAAACAATTACCCGACTTCGGGGAATGTTTCACGAAGTGCGTGGGATTAAAATTATGCCGACCTTTCATCCCGCTTTTCTCTTGCGTAATCCAGAAGCGAAGCGAGAAGTATGGAGGGATTTGCAGATGATTATGGAAGAACTTAGAAAATGAAACAGTTTAAAGTTCAATTAATATGAACTATGCCCGGGTTTTTTTTGAAATTCCTCTCAACCGAGGTTTTGATTATCGTATTCCGGAAATTTTTCTTGGAAAAATTTCGAAAGGGATGCGCGTTCTTGCCCCCTTTGGCCGAGAAAGGAAATTAGGCTATGTCTGGGAGCTCATTTCAGAACCAGAAGTAAAAGACGTCAAGGATATTTTCGAGGTTAAAGATGATGTTTCGATTTTTAACCCTGCTCTTCTTCAACTGGCGGAGTGGATGTCGGATTATTATTTTTGCCCTCTCGGGTTGACCTTGAAAACCATGTTGCCGGCTCCTATTCGAAACTTTCGTTCCCCTAAAAGAAAGCTGAAACCTTTACCCCTACTCGAAGAAACTCTAGAAACACCCTTTCTTTTAAATGAAGAACAAGGCTTAGCGCAATCTCTTATTTTCGAAAAAATGAGAGGGGGAAACTTTTCAGTCATTCTCATTCATGGTGTGACGGGAAGTGGAAAGACAGAACTTTATCTCTCCGCCATTGCCAAAGCGCTCTCTGAGGGGAAAGGGGCGATTGTTCTTGTTCCTGAAATTTCTTTGACCCCGCAGACCGTAGAGCGTGTGAGAAAACGATTTGGACAAAGTGTTTCTCTTTTACATAGTCGTATGTCGGAGCGAGAACGTTTTGAGGCTTGGGACCAAATTCGCAACGGGGATTCAAAAGTGGTTGTCGGTCCTCGTTCGGCTGTTTTTGCTCCCGTTCAAAATTTGGGGCTTATCATTGTCGATGAAGAACACGAGCGCTCTTACAAACAAGAAGAATCCCCTCGCTATCATGCACGAGATATTGCGGTGATGAGGGCAAAGTTTGAGCGTGCGCTGGTTCTTTTGGGGAGCGCAACCCCCGCCCTTGAATCTTATTACAATGCTCAAAAGGGCCGTTATCAACTCATCACTTTATTAAAAAGAGTCGAAGACCGGCCTTTACCTAAGGTTCGAGTTGTTGACATGCGTCAGGAGGTGGAACGCTCAGGTAAGCTTTATAGTTTTTCGCATGTTCTGATCGAGATGATTCAGAAAACGTTAGAAAAAAAAGAACAGACTCTGCTCTTTTTAAATCGGCGGGGTTATGCCCCAACGGTTTTGTGCCCCAAGTGTGGTCATATTTTTAATTGCTCAGAGTGTGATCAAGCGATGACTTATCATCAAACCAAAGAGATTTTGATGTGCCATTTATGTGAGGCCCAAAAACCTATTCCTAAAAACTGTCCGAAATGTAGCTTCAAGACATTTCATCGATTGGGGGTTGGGACTCAGCGGGTTGAAAAACATCTCGAAAAATTTTTCTCTCGAGCGGCCATTCAAAGGATGGATACCGACAGTACGAGAAAGAAAGATGCCCATATCAATATTCTTGAGGCTTTTCGAGAAGGGAAAACAGAGATTTTAGTGGGAACTCAAATGATTGCCAAGGGCTTGGATTTTCCAAATGTGACCTTGGTGGGTGTGATGAGCGCAGATATTGCCATGAGCCTTCCAGACTTTCGAATGGGAGAACATACCTTTCAATTGCTGACTCAGGTGGCGGGTCGGGCGGGGCGGGGTTCAAAGCTTGGAGAAGTTTTGATCCAGACCTTTACGCCCTTTCATCCCATTATTCGCTCGGCCCTCTCTCAAGACTATCTGGCGTTTTATCAAAGTGAGCTTGCCTATCGAAAGGAATTGGGTTATCCCCCTTTTTCTAAGTTAATGGCCATTCAGTTTGATGGGAAAGAAGAGTCAAATGTTTTCAGGACCGCTCGAGCGATGTTGGAGCGATTACAAGCAGGGTCCATAGAATCTTTAAGGATTTTAGGTCCCCATCGGTCTCCTATCTCAAAGTTAAAGGGGCGCTATCGATGGCAAATGATTCTCTTTTATGCCAGAGAAAAACCCATTCATCAAAGCATTCGATCCATTTTGGATAATTTTAAATGTGAAAAAGGGGTACGTATCGCTTTGGATGTCGATCCAGTAAGTTTGATATAAGGCCCCTATCTTTTATAGGCCTTATTAATTTTCTGGGAGACGTCTTTGTATCCGATATCAACCTCGAAAATTTTCTTGTACTCTACCATTGCTTTTTCAATTTGATGGGTTGCTTCATACACCAGTCCTAAGTGATAGATGACATCTTTTTTAAAGGTGTCCATTTCAGTCAATTCATCCACCACTTTTAGAAATTGTTTTTCTGCAATGTCATAAAAACCCATCTCATGGAAACATCGTCCCAGGTGATAAAACGATTCGACTCTTTTTTGAGCATCTTTAACGGATTGCTGAAATTCTTGAATTGCATTTTGAAATTGACCGCTTTCATAGTAGAGACATCCCAATTCATAACGGTAAGTAAGATTATGGGGATAACGTTCAACCTGGCGTTTCCCTTCCTCCAGGTTAATTTCTTTCTTCTGGCTCTCTAATTGTTCCAATTCGAAAGAGTGCGGATGGGGGGTGTTTTTTAAGGTTCTTGTTTTGAGTTGAGCAATTTTTTCTTCGAGATGAAGTCCTTTAATTTTATTGATTTGTTGCGGGATGCTTCCATCTGAGGGGAGAAGCTCTCGGAGTTTTTCTAAAACTAAAATGGCCTCGTCATTTTGTTTGTTTTGCTCATAAAGTTGAGCCAGATTTCTTAACCAGGTGGTATGGTCCGGTTGAGTTTGAAGTTTTTGTTTAAGATCTTCGATAAGAAGGCCCCTATCATCTTTGGTTTTGACAAATTTTGATTCTTTTTCCAAGCGTTCGGCTTCTTTTTCATCTTGGATTTTCTGGCGGTAAGTGGTCCCTTCATCCCATCCCCCTTGAGAAATTGTTTTCATGGCGGCCAAGTCTTGCAGGGCCTTACGAACATTTTCGTCTTCTGGGAAAGAGCGCAAATATTCTTCAAAAGACCTACGGGCTTTTTCTAATTCTCCCTCTTTCATGTAGAGATGGGCCAGACTTTTAAGTTCTTTGGGTGGGAGAGGGGTAATTTTTTTTAGGATTTCTAGCGTATCTTTAGCGGTTTCGGTCCATCCCAAATTCATGGTGCATGAAGCAAGTTTTCGAAGTGAAAAGGCATGGGCAGGGTTCATTTTAAGCATGGATTCTAGGGTGTCGATGGCAGAGGCCCATTTTTTTCTTGTGAGGTGAAACATGCACAAGAGATAGAAGGGAATGAAAATAATTTCATAAACCATTTTTTCTATCATCGATTTTGATTTTCCTTCAAGGCCCTTCAGTGTGATGACCCGCAAAAGACTTCGTGCTTTTGAAAAATCGGGATAAGTTTTTAAAAGATTTCGAAGAAGAGTTAAAGCATAATCTTTATTATTAACTTCAAAAGCCTCTTTTGCCTTCCGATAAAGATCGAGGGCATTTTGAGGAACCTGATTCTCGTTTTGCATGTTTAATAATCCTCTCTTTTCATTATATCGTATGAATGGGATTTTGGGGATTTTTAGAGATAACGTTCAAAGTTGAAAATTGAAAATTGAAAATTCAAGGATTTCCAAGCTTGGGTTTTCTTTGAACTTTGAACTTTGAACTTTAAACTTTGAACTGTTCTTCACAGATGACATTGACTCTTTTTAGATTTTGGATTAGGATTCCTGCATTAAAAAGCAGTGGATGGCGGGGAGGTTCAGTCATGAATGTCCAAAAGAATATTGATGATGTGGCGAAGCTTGCAAGGCTTCGATTAAGCGCGGTCGAACGTGATAAATTCTCTCGTCAGCTGGAGGATATTCTTTCTTATGTTGAGAATTTAAATGAACTCAAGACAGAAGGGGTTCTTCCGAGCTATCATGTTCAGGAAGTAAAAAATGTGACACGTCCCGATGAATCTCGACCTTCGCTTGATCCCAATTCCTTCTTGAAACATGCCCCTCAAGCTCGGGATGGATTCTTTATCGTTCCTCAGGTGATTGAGTAGACTATGAATTCTAATCCTACGGATTTAACCTTGCATGAATGGAGTGACCTCATCCAAAAAAGGGAAGTTTCTTCCACGGATGTGGTTCGTTCTCTCTTAGCTCGGATTCAAGAAAAAGAGTCGAAAATTCATGCCTATATTCGCTTTGATGAAAAAGCTGCTCTCGAAAAGGCAGGTCATTTAGATAACATTCCCACCGAGTCCCGAAAGGGAATTTTGTGGGGGCTTCCCATTTCTAATAAAGACATTATTTGTGTGAAAGGTGTTGAAACCACCTGTGCCTCTAAAATCCTTTCGGGGTATATTCCTCCATACAATGCCACTGTGGTTGAAAAATTGAATGGGGCCGGAGCCATTCTTTTTGGAAATACCAATATGGATGAATTTGCCATGGGCTCTTCAACAGAAACTTCTGCTTACGGGGTGACACGAAACCCCTGGGATTTAGAAAGGATTCCAGGGGGCTCTAGCGGTGGATCTGCTGCGGCAGTGGCGGCAGGTGAGGCCATTGCGGCGCTTGGAACGGATACGGGGGGTTCCATTCGTCAGCCGGCGGCTCTCTCGGGTTGTGTAGGACTTAAACCTACCTATGGACGGGTCTCCCGATACGGCCTCATTGCCTTTGCCTCGAGCCTTGATCAAATTGGCCCTATCACTCAGGACGTGGAAGATACGGCTCTCATTCTTCAAGTGATTGCGGGGCATGATCCCAAAGATTCTACTTCTCTTGATATCCCTGTCCCAGACTATCGTTCCACAATGAAAAAAGGGGTGAAGGGTTTAAAAATAGGTCTTCCTAAAGAGTATTTTATTGAGGGAATGGATGTGGAAGTGAAGCAATCGATCGATGATGCTGTAAAAGTTCTAAGTGGTTTAGGGGCTGAGTTCGTCTCTTGCCAACTTCCTCATACAAATTATGCGGTCGCCACTTATTACATTTTAGCAACAGCCCAGGCCAGTTCGAATTTGGCCCGCTATGATGGTGTTCAATATGGATTTAGAGCCAAGCAATTTTCAAGTCTTGTGGATCTTTATTTTCAAACTCGGGGAGAAGGTTTTGGAGAAGAGGTCAAACGCAGGATTATCCTGGGGACCTATGCTTTAAGCTCGGGCTATTATGATGCCTATTATCTAAAAGCTCAAAAGGTTCGAACCTTAATCAAAAATGATTTTGACAAAGTTTTTGATCATTGTGATGCGGTTTTAACTCCAACTTCTCCATCCTGTGCTTTCAAAATTGGGGAGAAAATGAATGACCCCTTGAAAATGTATCTCTCTGATATTTTTACAATTTCAGCAAATTTGGCTGGAATTCCAGGAATTTCGATTCCCTGCGGTTTTTCTAAGGAAGGGCTTCCGATTGGGCTTCAAATTTTGGGAAAGCATTTCGATGAAGCCACGATTTTGAAGGTTGCCTATGCCTTTGAACAGGCTACGGAATTTCATAAGAAAAGACCTGATGTGCGACGGGCTGAAGGCTCGAAGCTCTGAGACGAGTCAGACGGATGAGGAGTGGAATGTTATACGAAACAGTGATTGGTTTAGAAGTGCATGTTCAGCTTAAAACAGCCTCAAAACTTTTTTGCGGCTGTTCGACCCAATTTGGGGCTCTTCCCAATACTCAGGTCTGTCCAGTTTGTTTAGGCTTTCCAGGCACATTACCTGTTTTAAATGAAAAGGCTCTGACTTATGCAGTGATGACAGGTCTTGCCCTAGGTTCAGAAATTGCAAAAGAGAGCAAGTTCGATCGGAAAAATTATTTTTATCCTGATTTACCTAAAGCCTATCAAATTTCTCAATATGATAAGCCCATCTGTGTGGGGGGAGAAGTTCCGGTTGACATCGATGGCATAAAAAAATCGATCCGGCTCACTCGAATTCATTTGGAAGAAGATGCGGGTAAATTGGTCCATTTTACAAGGGATAGCGGGGTTGATTATAATCGCGGGGGGGTTCCTCTGGTTGAAATTGTTTCAGAGCCTGATTTACGTTCTCCCAAGGAAGCCTATGAATATCTGAGATCCTTGAAGAGTATTTTAGAATACTTGGATGTGAGCGATTGTAATATGGAAGAGGGAAGTTTGCGTTGTGATGCCAATGTCTCTTTGAGGCCGGTGGGGACCGAAGCGTTTGGAACAAAGGCCGAGATTAAGAATCTCAATTCATTTCGAAATGTCGAGAAAGCGATTATTTATGAGATTGAAAGGCAAAAGAAAATTCTTGAAGACGGGGGCAGAATTATTCAGGAAACTCGACTTTGGGATCAGGATCAGTCCTTAACCCGATCGATGAGAAGCAAAGAAGAGGCGCATGATTATCGTTATTTTCCTGAGCCAGATTTGGTCGCTATTTCCATTCCTCTTGAAAAAATAGAATTTTTAAAGAAAAATCTTCCGGAACTTCCCCATATTCGCTGCGACCGTTTTATGAAAGAGTATGGTCTTTCTCAGTACGATGCAGAGGTTTTAACGGCGGAGAAAAATTTAGCGGATTTTTTTGAAAAAGGGGCTCATTGTTCAAAAAATGCAAAGGCCCTTGGAAATTGGATCATGGGCGATTTAATGCGGGAGTTAAAGCTGAAAAATTTGAACATTTCACAGTCCCCGGTTTCAGTCGATGCCTTGATTGAATTAGTTGAATTGATTGAGGTAGGCAAGATCAGTGGGAAGATGGCCAAAGACGTTTTTATGAACATGTTTGGGGAGGGTCAGTCTCCCAAAGATATTGTTCAATCCAAAGGTTTATCTCAGCTTTCTGATGCTTCAGAACTCGAGTCTGTCGTTAAAAAGGTGATTCAAGAAAATCCTAAGTCAGTTGAGGATTATCGTTCGGGAAAGAAAAATGCGATTACTTATCTAGTAGGGCAAGTGATGAAGGTCACGAAAGGCCGAGCCAATCCGAAATTGGTGAATGAACTTTTGGAAAAAGAGCTGTGAAATGAGTCAACAGTCAACGGTCTACGGTCGACAGTTAACCGTGGATTGTGGACTGTGGACCGTAGACTATCGACTATCCTTCATCTACTTGTATAACTTATCTATTCAATTCGATTGAAGTAAGAGTGTAGAACAAGAAAGGATTACCGTGTCCCTTTTTAGGCGTCCTAAATTTTTGACATCGGACAAACGTAAGAAACGAGATATTCCTGGGGGGCTTTGGACCAAGTGTGAGAATTGCCAGGAGCTCATTTATAATAAGGAATGGGAAAAGGCCCTGAAGGTTTGTCCGAAGTGTAAACATCAGCATACACTGACTGCTCATGAACGAATACGCATGATTCTGGACGAAGGCGTTTTTGAGGAATTTGATCCTAATTTGATTCCTCAGGACCCCCTTCACTTTAAGGGGCCCAAGGCTTATCTGGATAAAGTGATTCAAGATCAAGCCATGACGGGTCTTAAAGAGGCGGTGCTGACAGGGAAAGGGGCTATCGATGGGCATTCTATTATTTTGGGAGTGACCGATTCTCGATTTATTATGGGAACCATGGGAAGTGTGGTAGGGGAAAAAATTGCTCGTGCAATTGAACGGGCCATTGAAGACAAACTCCCTATGATTATGGTCTCGGGTTCAGGAGGGGGCGCCCGGATGTACGAAGGATGCCTTTCCTTAATGCAAATGGCAAAAACCAGTTCAGCGCTCGCTCGATTGAGTAAGGCAGGTTTATTTTTTATTTCAGTTCTGACGAACCCAACCATGGCTGGGGTCATGGCCAGTTTTGCATCCTTGGGAGATGTGATTATTGCTGAGCCGAGGGCTCTTTTAGGTTTTGCGGGTCCTCGTGTCATCAAAAATACCATTCAAGAAGAGCTCCCGCCTGGATTTCAGACCTCGGAATTTCTTTTAGCCCATGGAATGATTGATATGATTGTGGAAAGGCATGAGTTAAAGAAAACTTTGGGCAAATTATTGGAATACTTGCCGCAACTATGAAAATCTAAAAATCAAACATCAAAAATCAAAAATCAAAATGACAAACCAAAATTTAAAATGCCTCCTTCTCAATAGTATTTAAAATTTTGGATTTTAGTTTGTCATTTTGATTTTTGGATTTTAAATTTCCCATGATTCCTCAAAAACAAAAATATCACGAAGCTTTAACTTTCCTTGAATCCCTTGAATGTTTTGGGATGAAGTTGGATCTTGAAAATATTCAAGTACTTCTAAGCGTTTTAGGTGATCCCCATCAAGATTTAAAAGTCATTCATGTCGCTGGAACCAATGGCAAGGGATCGACCTCAGCCATGCTGGCTTCCATCCTCCAAGAATCGGGTTATTCTATCGGACTTTATACCTCTCCTCATTTATGCACGCCTCGTGAAAGAATTCAAAAAAACGGAATGTGCATTTCTGAAGAGCGTTTTATTGATTTGGTCCATTTAGTCATGAGCCAGGTTCATCTATTGAGAACTTCCAACAACCTTTTCCCAACTTATTTTGAAGTCATGACGGCTATAGCACTTCGCTATTTTTCGGATGAGAAAGCAGATTTTGTTGTTCTAGAGACGGGAATGGGAGGACGACTCGACTCGACCAATATTGTCCCCTCTCAAATTCAAGTCATTACCAATATTGATCTCGAACATACCCGTTATTTAGGAAAAACAATTCGAGAAATTGCTTTTGAAAAAGCAGGGATTATCAAGCCATGTTCCTTTGTCATTACAGGAGCTCAGGGAGAGGCGCTTACAGTCATTGAAGAACGTTGTTATGAGAAAGGCGCACACTTTTTTCGATTGGGAAAAGAAATTCATTTTCAACTTCTTCAAAAAAATTGGGAAGGGGAGCGACTGATCATTCAGGTAGGTGAAAGAAAAAGAGAAATTGAAATTAAACTTTTAGGGGCTCATCAACTTGAAAATGCAGCTTTGGCCATGGGGGCCGTAGAAGCATTAATCCAATTCGGTTTCTTTCTTCCAGAGCGAGCCATATTGAGTGGATTTAAAAAAGCGTCTTGGCCTGGAAGGTTTGAAATTCTAAAAAAAGAGCCTCTGGTGATTATAGATGCGGCCCATAATCCAGCAGGGATGCGATCTTTGGTCAACACATGGCAGGAGGTGGTAGGCCCTCGTGGTGCCGATCTTATTTTTAGTTCCTTAGAGGACAAGGATGTCGAAAAGATGGTTAAAAATTTATGCCCCATTGTTGAGGAAGTGACGCTTGTTGAAGTTTCAAATCCTCGTACTCGGAAATTAAAAGATTTGGAAAGGGTTTGGAGGTCTTATCTTCCTGAGGAAAAAATTCATCTTTCGACCCTTCAAAAGGTGATTCAAAAACTTAAAAATCGAGAAAAAAACACTCGGCCTCTTCTTGTGACCGGTTCAATCTATCTTTTAGGAGAGGTACTTTCGCCTCTCTCCTTGTTAACGGACAAGAGAGATCATCCCCCGACAATTCCCGAAGCCCCTGGATGACGCCGTCGTTCTCTTCCTATGGGGCGGTTGCGATTTTCATTGTCATTGGCAGTTGTTGGGTTCTCATCACCAAGAATTGTAAAGGCAATCCCGACCGACACGACCTCACTCGCAGAGCTCATACCTTGGTTAGGGCCCACAATACCCTTTGACTTCCTCGGGCCAAATCCTTTTCCACTTTCAGGTCCTTGATCGCTATTCTGGCCATAAAGATACCTTCCATCTTGAATTAGGGACCATTTACCCAGAGCTTAAACTCAAGGTCTTTGTGCTTGAGCGCTCGTGTTCGTTTAGCTTTGACCGTCGGTTCCCCATGCACCGGTGAAGATGGACCACCATGGCCGATCATCCACCCACTCATTCCACGACTTATATTCCCATCGCCAACGCTAGAAATTAAATTCCCAGCGATCCTTGCTTACCCACCGTCCCCCCAGAATTCCCCTGGCCTCTTCTCTATCCAGAACCTTCTTCTCCTCGAGATCCTGCAATTGAACTCTGTACATACGCACCCTGTGTACCTTCCCCTATTTTAACATTTCATCACCCTATGTCAAAATTTTCAAAAATTTACTCTTAAAATATGGTATAGAATCGTATATTTATGTATACTTTAATGGGCATATGCACTTGACTCAAGTGTTGTCCATTTGTAGTCGCCCCATACATGGGGCAATGCGTGGATTGCCCGATAAATCGGGCGACTACGCTTGACGAATCAAGGTACTTAAAGTCAAGTACACATGCCTATAATTTAATATTCTCACTTCTTATCCCACGGACACTTTGTTTCAAAACAGTGGGTTTCACCATTGATTTCATAACAGTGCCAGCATCTGATTCCAGCCTTTGGTCTGGATCTTTTCCCTCGCGTCTCTTCTCCTCCTCGAGCTCTTCTCTGGTGAAAGGTCGTTGGGATCTCGTTACCTTGACTGTCCTTGACGACCCATCCGGTGACCTGACCATTCTTGACCCTTGCATAAATACTCTCGCCTGTGTAAACGGTTTGGACGAGGTTAAGCCCTTCCTTAAGTTGAAGGGTCTCGAGCTTGGGAATAACCGAGGCAACCTGATACTTTTCAGGGTCATCAATTCTAGTTTTCTGGGCGCTTGCAACCCATTCTACGGGGAGTCCCAGTACAAAAATAGATATTGCGATGTAAAAGAGAGATTTTGTATTCATCTGCGTCCTCCTTGTTTGGTTTAGAAAAAGAAAAAGGGTCAAATCTCTTGTTGCCTAGTTGTTGAGAACAAATTCCAATCGGAAGCTTACCTCTTATTCATTCAGTTAGCAATCTGACGGCTTTGGCGATGGGATCTTCCATGTTGTGGACCCATCTTGGATCATCATTTGGAC
It encodes the following:
- a CDS encoding bifunctional folylpolyglutamate synthase/dihydrofolate synthase encodes the protein MIPQKQKYHEALTFLESLECFGMKLDLENIQVLLSVLGDPHQDLKVIHVAGTNGKGSTSAMLASILQESGYSIGLYTSPHLCTPRERIQKNGMCISEERFIDLVHLVMSQVHLLRTSNNLFPTYFEVMTAIALRYFSDEKADFVVLETGMGGRLDSTNIVPSQIQVITNIDLEHTRYLGKTIREIAFEKAGIIKPCSFVITGAQGEALTVIEERCYEKGAHFFRLGKEIHFQLLQKNWEGERLIIQVGERKREIEIKLLGAHQLENAALAMGAVEALIQFGFFLPERAILSGFKKASWPGRFEILKKEPLVIIDAAHNPAGMRSLVNTWQEVVGPRGADLIFSSLEDKDVEKMVKNLCPIVEEVTLVEVSNPRTRKLKDLERVWRSYLPEEKIHLSTLQKVIQKLKNREKNTRPLLVTGSIYLLGEVLSPLSLLTDKRDHPPTIPEAPG